From a single Sinorhizobium sp. RAC02 genomic region:
- a CDS encoding NYN domain-containing protein translates to MFDPREKIALFIDGANLYAASRTLGFDIDYRKLLKAFQKRGYLLRAYYYTALIEDQEYSSIRPLIDWLDYNGYKVVTKPAKEFTDSLGRRKIKGNMDIELAIDAMEQSETVDHFVIFSGDGDFTSLVEALQRRGRKVSVVSTMQTQPPMIADDLRRQADYFIDLGTLKAEIGRDPSERPQRAVDPVETVAD, encoded by the coding sequence ATGTTCGATCCCCGCGAGAAAATCGCCCTCTTCATCGACGGTGCAAATCTCTATGCGGCTTCCAGAACACTCGGTTTCGATATCGACTACAGGAAACTCCTGAAGGCCTTCCAGAAGCGCGGTTATCTCCTGCGTGCCTACTATTATACGGCGCTCATCGAGGACCAGGAGTATTCGTCGATCCGCCCGCTGATCGACTGGCTGGATTACAACGGCTACAAGGTCGTCACCAAGCCCGCCAAGGAATTCACCGACTCGCTCGGCCGCCGCAAGATCAAGGGCAACATGGATATCGAGCTGGCCATCGACGCGATGGAGCAGTCCGAGACGGTCGACCACTTCGTCATCTTCTCCGGCGACGGCGACTTTACCTCGCTCGTCGAAGCGTTGCAGCGCAGGGGCCGCAAGGTCTCCGTCGTCTCGACCATGCAGACCCAGCCGCCGATGATCGCCGACGATCTTCGCCGCCAGGCCGACTATTTCATCGACCTCGGCACGCTCAAGGCTGAAATCGGCCGCGACCCGTCCGAACGTCCGCAACGGGCGGTAGACCCCGTGGAAACCGTCGCCGACTGA
- the smpB gene encoding SsrA-binding protein SmpB, with product MATKARPATIKKVVAENRKARFNYEIMDTYEAGLVLTGTEVKSLREGKANIAESYASDEGGEIWLINSYLPEYLQANRFNHETRRRRKLLLSKREIQRLRIAINREGMTLVPLKVYFNDVGRAKIELALAKGKKLHDKRETEKERDWNRQKGRLLRDRG from the coding sequence ATGGCAACAAAAGCACGCCCAGCGACGATCAAGAAGGTTGTAGCGGAGAACCGGAAGGCCCGCTTCAACTACGAGATCATGGATACCTACGAGGCCGGTCTGGTGCTGACCGGCACGGAGGTCAAGTCGTTGCGCGAGGGCAAGGCGAACATCGCGGAATCCTACGCCTCGGACGAAGGCGGTGAAATCTGGCTGATCAATTCGTATTTGCCGGAGTATCTCCAGGCGAATCGCTTCAACCACGAGACCCGCCGGCGGCGTAAGCTTCTGCTCTCCAAGCGCGAGATTCAGCGCCTGCGTATCGCCATCAACCGGGAAGGCATGACCCTCGTGCCGTTGAAAGTCTACTTCAACGATGTCGGGCGCGCCAAGATTGAGCTCGCGCTCGCCAAGGGCAAGAAGCTGCACGACAAGCGCGAGACAGAGAAGGAACGCGACTGGAATCGCCAGAAGGGTCGTCTTCTGCGCGACCGTGGCTAA
- the dapA gene encoding 4-hydroxy-tetrahydrodipicolinate synthase, translating to MFKGSIPALVTPFTDAGAVDEDAFAAHVEWQIGEGSHGLVPVGTTGESPTLSHDEHKRVVELCIKVSAGRVPVIAGAGSNNTKEAIDLAQHAEKAGADAILVVTPYYNKPTQKGLFAHFAAIAGSVKLPIVIYNIPGRSVVDMTPETMGALHKAHPSILGVKDATGKIERVSEQRIACGKDFVQLSGEDATALGFNAHGGVGCISVTANVAPRLCAEFQNATLAGDYAGALEYQDKLMPLHKAIFLEPGVCGAKYALNRSRGMSRFVRSPLLPTLEPGTEAAIDAALRHAGLLN from the coding sequence ATGTTCAAGGGATCCATTCCCGCTCTCGTCACCCCGTTTACCGATGCCGGCGCCGTCGATGAGGACGCGTTTGCCGCGCATGTCGAATGGCAGATCGGCGAAGGCAGCCACGGCCTCGTCCCGGTCGGCACCACCGGCGAATCGCCGACGCTGTCGCACGACGAGCACAAACGGGTGGTGGAGCTCTGCATCAAGGTTTCTGCCGGCCGCGTTCCGGTGATCGCCGGCGCCGGCTCGAACAACACGAAGGAAGCGATCGATCTCGCACAGCACGCCGAAAAGGCCGGCGCGGATGCGATCCTCGTCGTGACGCCCTATTACAACAAGCCGACGCAGAAGGGGCTTTTCGCCCATTTTGCGGCGATTGCCGGGAGCGTGAAGCTGCCGATCGTCATCTACAACATCCCCGGCCGCTCGGTCGTCGACATGACGCCGGAGACGATGGGCGCGCTGCACAAGGCGCATCCGTCGATCCTGGGCGTCAAGGACGCGACGGGCAAGATCGAGCGTGTCTCGGAACAGCGCATCGCCTGCGGCAAGGATTTCGTCCAGCTCTCCGGCGAGGACGCGACCGCGCTCGGCTTCAACGCCCATGGCGGCGTCGGCTGCATTTCGGTCACGGCCAATGTCGCGCCACGCCTTTGCGCAGAATTCCAGAACGCAACGCTTGCCGGCGACTATGCCGGGGCCCTGGAATACCAGGACAAGCTGATGCCGCTGCACAAGGCGATCTTCCTGGAGCCAGGGGTGTGCGGTGCGAAATACGCGCTGAACCGCAGCCGCGGCATGAGCCGCTTCGTGCGCTCGCCGCTGCTGCCGACGTTGGAACCTGGCACGGAGGCAGCCATCGACGCGGCCCTTCGTCATGCCGGTCTGTTGAACTGA
- a CDS encoding lytic transglycosylase domain-containing protein yields MISTNSFALCALLLAGIAGLALRSSPVEAENTGIPAIKPLGFAADMPSKDVITNAIPRLDTAEPVSAALRDGLDALSNRDAAAAMAARDRLASDSLDRHILTWAIAVSGQRGVPSWEIAAAQRELKGWPGLKALRANSERALARENPPAGDVLAAFGTTRPETAEGAVVLSRALVATGNAARAGEILRSFWQKETLSRDTENKVLDEFGTLLTAADHKIRMEMLLYRDRADQAQRFGDLGKAQSLYRAWAAVIRKNKTAGELIKAVDAGWQKDPAYTFLRIRYLRNKEEYRAAGKLFSAMPEDPARLVNPGAWWNEQRIVSRGLADLGDYRDAYRVAARHGADDPTDIVEAEFHAGWYALRDLGDAKVAASHFQRILQTSDRPLSVSRAWYWLGRAAEKGGPGDAKEYFTKAATYPGTFYGQLAGARLGHKALNVSYPTPSPEERARFQQREAVKAIARLQAAGHGWRAESLYRALAGELMNPGELALLAAQAEKGANHQLSLQVGKIAFGRGIDVAALAFPIGVIPDGANIAGSGKALAYAIARQESAFNPAAVSPANAQGLLQLMPGTAQGVAKRYGLAYSKERLTTDAAYNATLGAHYLGEQISDFGGSYVLTFIAYNAGPRRVPQWIARYGDPRGKPIDEVVDWIERIPFSETRGYVQRVMENYQVYKTRLGQTADIVHDLSVGR; encoded by the coding sequence ATGATCTCGACGAACAGTTTCGCCCTTTGCGCCCTGCTGCTTGCCGGAATTGCCGGCCTCGCGTTGCGCTCCTCGCCCGTAGAGGCGGAAAATACCGGAATACCTGCGATAAAGCCGCTCGGCTTTGCCGCCGACATGCCGTCGAAGGACGTCATCACCAATGCCATTCCGCGGCTGGACACTGCGGAGCCGGTCAGTGCTGCGTTGCGCGACGGCCTCGATGCCCTTTCCAACCGGGATGCCGCAGCCGCCATGGCTGCACGCGACCGCTTGGCCTCCGACAGCCTCGACCGGCATATCCTGACCTGGGCGATTGCCGTCTCCGGCCAGCGTGGCGTGCCCTCCTGGGAAATTGCCGCCGCCCAGCGCGAGCTGAAGGGTTGGCCCGGCCTGAAGGCGCTGCGCGCCAATTCCGAACGGGCGCTGGCCCGGGAAAACCCGCCGGCCGGCGATGTGCTTGCGGCCTTCGGCACGACACGCCCCGAAACGGCGGAAGGTGCTGTCGTGCTCTCCCGCGCGCTGGTGGCAACGGGCAATGCGGCGCGCGCTGGCGAAATCCTGCGGTCCTTCTGGCAGAAGGAGACACTCTCCAGGGACACGGAGAACAAGGTTCTCGATGAGTTCGGGACCCTGCTGACCGCCGCCGACCACAAGATACGCATGGAAATGCTGCTGTATCGCGATCGGGCCGACCAGGCGCAGCGTTTCGGCGATCTCGGCAAGGCGCAATCGCTTTATCGTGCCTGGGCCGCCGTCATCCGCAAGAACAAGACGGCAGGCGAGCTGATCAAGGCTGTCGATGCAGGCTGGCAGAAGGATCCAGCCTATACGTTCCTGCGCATCCGCTATCTTCGCAACAAGGAAGAATACCGCGCCGCCGGCAAGCTCTTTTCCGCGATGCCCGAGGATCCGGCGCGCCTCGTCAATCCGGGCGCGTGGTGGAACGAGCAGCGCATCGTTAGCCGCGGCCTTGCCGATCTCGGCGACTATCGCGACGCCTACCGGGTGGCCGCCCGCCATGGCGCGGATGACCCGACGGATATTGTCGAGGCGGAATTCCATGCCGGCTGGTACGCCCTGCGCGACCTCGGCGATGCCAAGGTAGCGGCAAGTCATTTCCAACGCATCCTGCAGACCTCCGACCGCCCGCTCTCCGTGTCCCGCGCCTGGTACTGGCTCGGCCGCGCGGCGGAAAAGGGCGGACCGGGGGATGCGAAGGAGTATTTCACCAAGGCCGCCACCTATCCGGGCACGTTCTACGGGCAGCTTGCCGGAGCCCGGCTTGGCCACAAGGCGCTCAATGTTTCCTACCCTACGCCGTCGCCGGAAGAGCGCGCACGCTTTCAGCAGCGCGAGGCCGTCAAGGCAATTGCTCGCCTGCAGGCCGCCGGCCACGGCTGGCGTGCCGAAAGCCTGTACCGCGCACTTGCCGGTGAGTTGATGAACCCCGGCGAACTTGCCCTTCTTGCCGCGCAGGCGGAAAAGGGTGCCAATCACCAGCTCTCGCTGCAGGTCGGCAAGATCGCCTTCGGGCGCGGCATCGATGTCGCGGCCCTCGCCTTCCCCATCGGTGTCATTCCCGATGGCGCCAACATTGCCGGCTCCGGCAAGGCGCTCGCCTATGCCATCGCGCGCCAGGAAAGCGCCTTCAACCCCGCCGCCGTCTCGCCCGCCAACGCGCAGGGCCTGTTGCAATTGATGCCGGGCACCGCACAGGGTGTGGCGAAACGCTACGGCCTTGCCTATTCCAAGGAACGCCTGACGACCGACGCCGCCTATAACGCGACGCTCGGCGCGCATTATCTCGGTGAGCAGATCAGCGATTTCGGCGGCTCCTACGTCCTGACCTTCATCGCCTACAATGCCGGCCCGCGCCGCGTGCCACAATGGATCGCCCGCTACGGTGACCCGCGCGGCAAGCCGATCGACGAGGTCGTCGACTGGATCGAGCGCATCCCCTTCTCCGAAACGCGCGGCTATGTGCAGCGTGTCATGGAAAACTATCAGGTCTACAAGACCCGGCTCGGCCAGACGGCGGATATCGTGCACGATCTCAGCGTCGGGCGCTGA
- a CDS encoding alpha/beta hydrolase, whose amino-acid sequence MDAFESRFFTAEDGLRLHACIYPTSERLDAAKDGLPVICLPGLSRNVRDFHQFALLVAQDPTAPRRVIALDYRGRGLSDYDPNPENYNIGIECRDVITVCTALGISRAIFVGTSRGGLILHIMAALTPDLIAGAVLNDLGPEIEAEGLREIRDYLSRRSSPANIEEAAEGLARIHGSAFPALSRADWLEMAEALYAEKDGRLVTDYDPKLTDQLQAIDFSKPLATLWPQFELLAKVPLLVVRGDRSRLLSRATLARMAAHSSRVKTVNAPGQGHAPLLHHPGIFSSVRDFLVRLSG is encoded by the coding sequence ATGGATGCATTTGAAAGCCGCTTCTTCACCGCGGAAGACGGATTGAGGCTTCACGCCTGTATCTACCCTACCAGCGAGAGGCTGGATGCTGCCAAGGACGGCCTCCCCGTCATCTGCCTACCCGGTCTCAGCCGCAATGTGCGCGACTTTCACCAGTTTGCACTGCTCGTCGCGCAGGATCCCACTGCACCCCGCCGCGTCATCGCACTCGACTATCGCGGCCGCGGGCTATCGGATTACGATCCGAACCCGGAAAACTACAATATCGGCATCGAGTGCCGCGACGTCATTACCGTCTGCACGGCGCTCGGCATCTCCCGCGCCATCTTCGTGGGAACCTCGCGGGGCGGGCTCATCCTGCACATCATGGCCGCATTGACGCCTGACCTTATAGCCGGCGCGGTCCTCAACGATCTCGGCCCGGAAATCGAAGCCGAGGGCCTGCGGGAAATCCGTGACTACCTCTCCAGGCGTTCATCACCCGCCAACATCGAGGAAGCAGCAGAGGGGCTGGCGCGCATCCACGGCTCTGCCTTCCCCGCCCTCTCCCGTGCGGACTGGCTCGAAATGGCCGAAGCGCTCTACGCTGAAAAGGACGGACGGCTTGTCACGGACTACGACCCAAAACTGACGGATCAGCTACAGGCAATCGATTTCTCGAAACCGCTGGCGACCCTATGGCCGCAGTTCGAGCTGTTGGCAAAAGTGCCGTTGCTCGTGGTGCGTGGTGACCGTTCGCGCCTGCTTTCCCGGGCAACTCTCGCCCGCATGGCCGCACATTCCTCACGCGTCAAAACCGTGAATGCGCCGGGACAGGGCCACGCACCACTCCTGCACCATCCGGGCATCTTTTCGTCTGTCCGGGACTTTCTGGTGAGGCTCAGCGGCTGA
- a CDS encoding porin yields MNIKSLLIGSAAALAAVSGAQAADAIVAAEPEPMEYVRVCDAFGTGYFYIPGTETCLQISGYVRFQADFKQDGVTETRVNPVTGLLESRTDDGYKAFSRGYISLDAKSDTELGTLTGHIDIQADSDGSGVELDGAWLQLGGFRAGWFYGYWDKGINGETDLNDSGFGAIYNAVSYTYEAGSFSASAALETFNQTDRADRLDPGGWANNGSFSKLSDDWGISAQVSGAFGAVSADLLASYDFDAEEAAIRGLISADLGPGQLQAFAVWASGANRYWNASEWSIAASYKAQINEKFSITPGAQYFGNLNPAGFGTDGTLDGDFLDDDGWKAGVTLDYEIVKDLTTKVSVQYEDLDTREDSNWSGFVRLQRSF; encoded by the coding sequence ATGAACATTAAGAGCCTTCTTATCGGCTCCGCTGCAGCTCTCGCAGCAGTATCCGGCGCCCAGGCTGCCGACGCTATCGTCGCTGCCGAGCCGGAGCCCATGGAATACGTTCGCGTTTGCGACGCATTCGGCACGGGTTACTTCTACATTCCGGGTACCGAAACCTGCCTGCAGATCAGCGGTTACGTTCGTTTCCAGGCTGACTTCAAGCAGGACGGCGTCACGGAGACGCGGGTCAACCCGGTTACGGGTCTTCTGGAATCCCGCACGGATGACGGTTACAAGGCTTTCAGCCGTGGTTACATCTCTCTTGATGCCAAGAGCGACACCGAACTCGGCACGCTGACCGGTCACATCGATATCCAGGCTGACTCCGATGGTTCGGGCGTTGAGCTTGATGGCGCGTGGCTGCAGCTCGGCGGCTTCCGCGCTGGCTGGTTCTACGGCTACTGGGATAAGGGCATCAACGGCGAAACCGACCTTAACGACAGCGGCTTCGGTGCTATCTACAATGCTGTTTCGTACACCTATGAAGCTGGCTCATTCTCGGCTTCGGCTGCTCTCGAGACCTTCAATCAGACCGATCGTGCGGATCGCCTTGATCCGGGCGGCTGGGCTAACAATGGTTCGTTCTCGAAGCTCTCTGACGACTGGGGTATTTCGGCTCAGGTCTCCGGTGCCTTTGGTGCCGTTTCCGCTGACTTGCTCGCTTCCTACGACTTTGACGCTGAAGAAGCTGCTATCCGCGGCCTGATCTCGGCCGATCTCGGCCCGGGCCAGCTCCAGGCATTCGCTGTCTGGGCATCTGGTGCGAACCGTTATTGGAACGCGTCTGAGTGGTCGATCGCTGCCTCCTATAAGGCGCAGATCAACGAGAAGTTCTCGATCACCCCCGGCGCTCAGTACTTCGGCAACCTGAATCCTGCCGGCTTCGGTACCGATGGTACGCTTGATGGCGACTTCCTTGATGACGACGGCTGGAAGGCTGGCGTGACGCTCGACTACGAAATCGTCAAGGACCTGACCACGAAGGTCAGCGTTCAGTACGAAGATCTCGACACGCGCGAAGACTCCAACTGGAGCGGCTTCGTCCGTCTTCAGCGCTCGTTCTAA
- a CDS encoding site-specific integrase, translated as MGRYSKREDKDDVKGASVGTYEVHYQFSLGAPIRSVKDVSLKTLLTRYVDIIWEPGSHKYNVTAFVLELDEILLGCEFNVFTDEMIDRLVGALRKRGNSNATINRKMAALSKLLRKAYKMGDIHSLPEFKRQKEKAGRIRFLEPDEEARLFEAISLRNKLYARFCIFLVDTGARLGEGIGLRWADIQNRRVTFWITKGGRSRSVPLTSRALAAIKASDKTKRGPFVDIDQQHFRAEWNRAKEVVGLGGDSDVVPHVLRHTCASRLVQGGVDLRRVQTWLGHQTLQMTMRYAHLASHDLDMCVPILERAAEPRPSHDAPDDGD; from the coding sequence ATGGGCCGGTATAGCAAGAGAGAGGACAAAGACGACGTCAAGGGAGCGTCGGTTGGTACGTACGAAGTACATTACCAATTCTCTCTGGGAGCGCCGATCCGATCGGTAAAGGACGTCTCTCTGAAGACGCTGCTGACGCGGTACGTCGATATTATATGGGAGCCAGGGTCACACAAATACAATGTGACTGCCTTTGTGCTCGAACTCGATGAAATCCTGCTTGGCTGCGAATTCAACGTTTTTACCGATGAAATGATCGACAGGCTTGTTGGGGCACTCCGCAAACGCGGCAACAGCAACGCGACCATCAATCGAAAGATGGCTGCGCTTAGCAAGCTGTTGCGGAAAGCCTACAAGATGGGTGACATCCATAGTCTTCCCGAGTTCAAGCGCCAAAAGGAGAAAGCGGGACGAATTCGATTCCTCGAACCCGATGAGGAGGCGCGCCTCTTTGAAGCTATCTCCTTACGCAATAAACTCTATGCGCGCTTCTGCATTTTCTTGGTTGATACAGGAGCGAGATTAGGCGAGGGGATTGGACTCAGGTGGGCCGACATCCAAAATCGAAGAGTAACGTTCTGGATTACCAAAGGTGGACGAAGCCGCTCCGTTCCACTTACATCTCGCGCTTTAGCTGCAATCAAGGCATCTGATAAAACCAAACGCGGTCCGTTTGTCGATATTGACCAGCAACACTTCCGGGCCGAATGGAACCGTGCAAAGGAGGTGGTCGGGCTTGGAGGAGATAGTGACGTTGTACCCCACGTCCTCCGCCACACATGCGCGTCACGCCTGGTTCAAGGCGGCGTAGACCTTCGCCGCGTACAGACATGGCTCGGACACCAAACCCTGCAGATGACTATGCGATACGCTCATCTCGCCTCGCACGACCTTGATATGTGCGTACCGATTCTTGAGCGAGCTGCTGAACCGCGGCCGTCGCACGACGCACCCGACGACGGGGACTGA
- a CDS encoding porin: protein MNIKSLLIGSAAALAAVSGAQAADAIVAAEPEPMEYVRVCDAFGTGYFYIPGTETCLQISGYVRFQMNFAQDVAGADGEEDGYNYNSRGYISLDAKSDTELGTLTGHIDLQADSNDGQTKLDGAWIGLGGFKAGYFYGFWDKGINGETDINDSGFSAIYNSVSYTYEAGAFSASAAIDNFNDFSDKDVPGQAFSKWSDDWGVSAQVSGAFGAVSADLLASYDFDAEAVALRGLISADIGPGQLQAFAVWASDANRYWAISEWSAAVSYKAQINEKLSITPGFQYFGSLGGTGLNVDGPDWKGSDFGNDDAWRAGVTLDYEIVKDLTTKVSVQYDDVDGEDDGNWNGFVRLQRSF, encoded by the coding sequence ATGAACATCAAGAGCCTTCTTATCGGCTCCGCTGCAGCTCTCGCAGCAGTATCCGGCGCCCAGGCTGCCGACGCTATCGTCGCTGCCGAGCCGGAGCCCATGGAATACGTTCGCGTTTGCGACGCATTCGGCACGGGTTACTTCTACATTCCGGGTACCGAAACCTGCCTGCAGATCAGCGGCTACGTTCGTTTCCAGATGAACTTCGCTCAGGACGTCGCGGGCGCTGACGGCGAAGAAGACGGCTACAACTACAACAGCCGTGGTTACATCTCGCTCGACGCGAAGAGCGACACCGAGCTCGGCACGCTGACCGGTCATATCGACCTTCAGGCTGACTCCAACGACGGTCAGACGAAGCTCGATGGCGCCTGGATCGGCCTCGGCGGTTTCAAGGCCGGTTACTTCTACGGCTTCTGGGATAAGGGCATCAACGGCGAAACCGACATCAACGACTCCGGTTTCTCGGCGATCTACAACTCCGTGTCCTACACGTATGAAGCTGGCGCTTTCTCGGCTTCGGCTGCGATCGACAACTTCAACGACTTCTCGGATAAGGACGTCCCTGGCCAGGCGTTCTCCAAGTGGTCTGACGACTGGGGCGTTTCGGCTCAGGTCTCGGGTGCCTTCGGTGCCGTTTCCGCTGACCTGCTCGCTTCCTACGACTTCGACGCTGAAGCAGTTGCTCTCCGCGGCTTGATCTCGGCTGACATCGGCCCGGGCCAGCTGCAGGCATTCGCTGTCTGGGCTTCCGATGCGAACCGTTACTGGGCGATCTCCGAGTGGTCGGCAGCCGTTTCGTACAAGGCTCAGATCAACGAGAAGCTCTCGATCACCCCCGGCTTCCAGTACTTCGGTAGCCTCGGCGGCACGGGCCTCAACGTCGACGGCCCGGACTGGAAGGGTTCGGACTTCGGCAACGACGACGCTTGGCGCGCTGGCGTTACGCTCGACTACGAAATCGTCAAGGACCTGACCACCAAGGTCAGCGTTCAGTATGACGACGTAGACGGCGAAGACGATGGCAACTGGAACGGCTTCGTCCGTCTTCAGCGCTCGTTCTAA
- a CDS encoding calcium-binding protein, producing the protein MAVFYGSGGTKGVGLDFLEMWKAETQLEPGTTTTDEIYYAEMWSVYEEYQYTFTGEFEYIVDPDTFELTSFTGIVTQFDYQWRTFYDDEELGSYRISGFGLDLINFDGSLTAGQIAALIFNGDDRIVGEGLGDSLFGYNGDDTIIGGRGNDDLDGGAGRDILLGEEGDDAYHVDNVRDVVWEYAGEGYDRVFSSVSYTLSNNVDVLTLTGSKALNGTGNALNNTLVGTSAANVLDGRAGADRMFGGLGNDTFVVEDARDVVTEKANEGTDIVNALISYALVANVENLVLKTASDLNGTGNALNNVIAGNSGRNTLSGAAGNDTLKGGGGNDKLIGGLGADKLYGGSGADMFVLKSYKDSLVISRDTIYDFSRTEKDKIDLSEIDARSTIAGNQAFTFVGTKEFSEKAGELRYLKKGGDTFLYGDLNGDAGIDFSIRLDGTIDLKASDFIL; encoded by the coding sequence ATGGCTGTTTTTTACGGATCCGGTGGAACGAAGGGTGTTGGTCTCGATTTTCTCGAAATGTGGAAGGCGGAGACACAATTAGAACCAGGGACGACGACGACAGATGAAATATATTATGCGGAAATGTGGAGTGTATATGAGGAGTATCAATATACTTTCACGGGTGAATTTGAGTATATTGTTGATCCTGACACATTTGAACTGACATCTTTCACCGGAATCGTCACGCAATTCGACTATCAATGGCGGACGTTTTACGACGATGAGGAGCTTGGTTCCTACAGAATATCGGGATTTGGTCTCGATTTGATCAATTTCGATGGGTCCTTGACCGCCGGGCAGATCGCCGCGCTTATTTTCAACGGCGACGACAGGATTGTGGGGGAGGGGCTTGGCGATTCCCTGTTCGGTTACAATGGGGACGACACAATCATCGGCGGACGTGGCAACGACGATCTCGATGGTGGTGCCGGGCGGGATATCCTGCTTGGCGAGGAAGGGGACGATGCCTACCATGTCGATAATGTTCGCGATGTCGTCTGGGAATATGCCGGCGAAGGATACGATCGGGTTTTTAGTTCCGTTTCCTACACGCTTTCGAACAATGTCGACGTCCTGACCCTGACGGGGTCAAAGGCGCTCAATGGCACTGGCAACGCCCTTAACAACACGTTGGTGGGAACCAGCGCCGCAAACGTTCTCGACGGGCGGGCGGGCGCCGACCGCATGTTCGGAGGGCTTGGCAACGACACGTTCGTTGTCGAGGACGCGCGGGATGTCGTCACGGAAAAGGCAAACGAAGGCACAGATATCGTCAACGCTCTGATAAGCTATGCCCTGGTCGCGAATGTCGAAAATCTCGTGCTGAAGACGGCGAGTGATTTGAACGGTACGGGCAACGCACTCAACAACGTTATCGCCGGTAATTCCGGTCGCAATACACTGTCCGGCGCCGCCGGCAACGACACGCTCAAAGGCGGTGGGGGCAATGACAAGCTGATCGGCGGATTGGGAGCAGACAAACTCTATGGCGGTAGCGGCGCGGACATGTTTGTCCTGAAGTCCTATAAGGACAGCCTGGTGATCTCCCGGGACACGATCTACGATTTCTCGCGAACCGAGAAAGACAAGATCGACCTGTCCGAAATCGACGCGCGTTCGACGATTGCTGGCAATCAGGCCTTCACTTTCGTCGGAACGAAAGAATTCAGCGAGAAGGCCGGAGAGCTTCGCTATTTGAAGAAAGGCGGCGATACCTTCCTCTACGGCGACCTGAACGGTGACGCTGGCATCGACTTTTCAATCCGACTTGACGGTACGATCGATCTAAAAGCCTCCGACTTCATTTTGTAG
- a CDS encoding calcium-binding protein, whose product MAVFFGSGDTRSTALNFLTMWKAAAEWEPGTTVTNEIHYETAHSGSRIDEYTLTGSFEYSVDPATLELTSLTGAVTQFDYHWEETLNGFEEASSRISDFSLDISKFDGSLTAVQLSMLIFAGDDKIEGVARPDVGFDAPYTNVLYGYGGNDTIIGGTGRDILNGGSGRDIMTGNQGDDVYYVDNARDIVREFAGEGDDLVFSSISYTLPGNVDDLRLTGAGAINGTGNAGSNTLFGNDAANILNGMDGDDAMYGGLGDDTYFVQSDGDSVYESSNAGTDLVIASINYTLDSHVENLVLRGHGNLFGVGNALANNIRGNDDANLLNAGDGNDTLYGNGGNDTLIGGKDNDTLHGDQGNDTLTGGRGAEKLYGGVGADTFILQSFRDSVLASRDTIYDFSQSQQDKIDLSIIDARTTATGNQAFTFVGTKAFSDKGGELRYFNKAGETFIYGDLDGDAGIDFSIRLKGVFDLKSSDFIL is encoded by the coding sequence ATGGCTGTTTTTTTTGGTTCAGGTGATACGAGAAGCACGGCGCTCAATTTTCTCACCATGTGGAAGGCCGCCGCCGAATGGGAGCCGGGCACAACGGTCACGAATGAAATCCATTATGAAACGGCACATTCTGGCAGCAGGATTGATGAGTACACACTAACCGGATCCTTTGAGTACAGTGTGGATCCCGCTACGCTGGAACTCACGTCTTTAACCGGAGCGGTCACGCAGTTCGACTATCATTGGGAAGAGACGCTCAACGGCTTCGAGGAGGCGTCGTCCAGAATCTCTGACTTCAGCCTCGACATCAGTAAATTCGACGGTTCGTTAACTGCAGTGCAGCTCTCCATGCTCATTTTTGCCGGAGACGACAAAATCGAAGGCGTGGCACGCCCCGATGTCGGCTTCGACGCTCCCTATACAAATGTGCTTTACGGTTACGGTGGCAACGATACGATCATTGGCGGCACTGGTCGCGATATCCTCAACGGAGGATCCGGCCGCGACATCATGACGGGCAACCAAGGCGATGATGTCTACTATGTCGACAACGCGCGCGACATCGTACGGGAGTTTGCGGGCGAGGGCGATGATCTGGTCTTCAGCTCAATTTCCTACACTTTGCCAGGGAACGTTGACGACCTGCGCCTGACTGGGGCTGGGGCAATCAACGGCACCGGTAACGCAGGATCCAATACTCTCTTTGGAAACGACGCAGCAAACATTCTCAACGGGATGGATGGTGATGATGCCATGTATGGGGGGCTCGGTGACGATACCTACTTCGTCCAGAGCGACGGTGATTCTGTATATGAATCAAGCAATGCAGGCACCGACCTCGTCATCGCCTCGATAAACTATACGCTCGATTCTCATGTCGAAAATCTTGTGCTTCGAGGCCACGGGAACCTGTTTGGCGTGGGCAATGCGCTTGCCAACAATATCCGCGGCAATGATGACGCGAACCTTCTCAACGCGGGGGATGGCAACGATACGCTCTATGGCAATGGGGGCAACGACACGCTGATCGGCGGGAAGGACAACGATACGCTCCATGGCGATCAGGGCAATGACACGCTGACCGGCGGTCGGGGCGCCGAAAAGCTCTATGGCGGCGTCGGAGCGGACACTTTCATCCTGCAATCCTTCAGGGACAGCGTGCTGGCGTCGCGGGACACGATCTATGACTTCTCTCAATCGCAGCAGGACAAAATCGATCTGTCCATCATCGACGCGCGTACAACGGCGACAGGCAACCAGGCCTTCACCTTCGTTGGCACGAAAGCGTTCAGCGACAAGGGTGGCGAACTGCGTTATTTCAACAAGGCCGGTGAGACCTTTATCTATGGCGACCTCGACGGTGATGCCGGTATCGATTTCTCAATCCGCCTCAAGGGCGTGTTCGATCTGAAGAGTTCCGATTTCATCCTGTGA